A stretch of the bacterium genome encodes the following:
- a CDS encoding NusG domain II-containing protein, whose protein sequence is MAIRVLGALTWGDKILILLLILINLGSLFLLTGRGKSSRVTIQAGQKVIGIYDLDSSPRRVVPVPGPLGSSEVEIREGKVRMLSSPCPNQVCTRAGWIDHQGQIICCVPNQVLIRISGDKANDPSLHLDGVAR, encoded by the coding sequence ATGGCCATTAGGGTTTTAGGCGCTTTGACCTGGGGAGACAAGATACTGATTCTCCTCCTGATTCTGATCAATCTTGGCTCGCTCTTTCTGCTGACCGGCAGGGGAAAGAGCAGCCGGGTGACCATCCAGGCAGGCCAGAAAGTTATCGGCATCTATGACCTTGACTCTTCTCCCCGGAGAGTGGTTCCGGTCCCAGGTCCCCTGGGCTCTTCGGAGGTCGAGATCCGGGAAGGAAAGGTGAGGATGCTCTCATCGCCCTGCCCCAACCAGGTCTGCACCAGGGCTGGCTGGATCGACCATCAGGGGCAGATCATCTGCTGTGTGCCCAACCAGGTCCTGATCCGGATTTCGGGCGATAAGGCAAACGATCCATCCCTTCACCTGGATGGTGTCGCCCGATAG
- the gspC gene encoding type II secretion system protein GspC, which yields MIKRLFWFLAVLFVTADSFLAADLLMSKISTQWEDMTSLEVAFGNQPKSRPAGIRYSDYMVITKRNLFKTADLKKQEEAARSQEPKPQEVKSLAPLKLKLLGTIVGSIPDPRAIILDLNTQKQDMYREGEMVTEATIVKIFRNKVVLNHGGNEEILLAFESEGSPSGRGNKPPDHAKQVEQPGSAPLARFDLGRLGRRVSQNRWELDRSEVDRAVENASQLLTQIRIVPHFDKGQLNTPDGFQIANVKQGGFFDKLGIMPGDIVKEVNGEAVNSPEKAYAAYLKFKNEPNIKVVIERQNQLQTLTYDIP from the coding sequence ATGATTAAAAGATTATTCTGGTTTCTGGCTGTTTTATTTGTGACTGCCGATTCCTTTCTGGCCGCGGATCTTTTAATGTCCAAGATCAGTACCCAATGGGAGGATATGACCAGTCTTGAGGTTGCATTCGGCAATCAGCCCAAATCGCGGCCTGCCGGTATCAGGTATTCGGATTATATGGTAATTACCAAGCGGAACCTTTTCAAGACAGCCGACCTGAAAAAACAGGAAGAGGCAGCCAGATCACAGGAACCAAAACCGCAGGAAGTCAAATCTCTGGCTCCGTTGAAGTTGAAACTGCTGGGAACGATTGTCGGGAGCATCCCCGATCCCCGGGCTATCATTTTGGACCTCAACACCCAAAAGCAGGATATGTATCGAGAGGGTGAGATGGTTACCGAAGCCACCATCGTCAAGATATTCCGCAACAAGGTCGTGCTCAATCATGGGGGAAATGAGGAGATACTCCTGGCCTTTGAGTCTGAAGGTTCCCCTTCCGGTCGGGGGAATAAGCCACCTGACCATGCAAAGCAGGTTGAGCAGCCGGGTAGTGCTCCCCTGGCCCGCTTCGATTTAGGCCGTCTGGGCAGACGGGTATCCCAAAACCGGTGGGAGCTTGATCGGAGTGAGGTTGACCGGGCCGTGGAGAATGCCAGTCAACTCTTGACTCAGATCCGGATTGTCCCCCATTTTGACAAAGGGCAGCTCAATACCCCTGACGGGTTCCAGATTGCCAATGTAAAGCAGGGAGGATTTTTTGATAAACTGGGCATTATGCCGGGAGACATTGTCAAAGAAGTCAACGGAGAGGCGGTTAACAGCCCGGAAAAAGCCTATGCTGCTTACCTGAAGTTTAAAAATGAACCCAATATCAAAGTTGTGATCGAAAGGCAGAATCAGCTCCAAACACTGACCTATGATATTCCATAG
- a CDS encoding FAD:protein FMN transferase: protein MKKLYLTVISAGLALALALSLVVWLIPSCGPLSSSSSRIFQKDRFLMGTLVTITVVSNRKDQAMAAMDRAFQVMQDIENQASKRIPGSLTSRINQAAGRSDIPVTPDYLEMIKRSIEYSKLTQGAFDITVGAVTELYHFEDGQGVLPDPEAIRQKLPLVGYRNIRLDEERRTVGLAKAGAMIDLGGVAKGFAVNKAVKSLREDGITAGIVNAGGDIRLFGCKPGHKLWNIGIQHPRQSDKVIASLEITDKSIVTSGDYERFFIQDTIRYHHILDPQTGQSARGCQSVTIVSETATDAMSTGIFVLGPEKGMALIESLPDIEGVIIDREGKALVSSGLRSKLVWR, encoded by the coding sequence GTGAAAAAATTATATCTCACCGTTATTTCAGCAGGTCTGGCCCTGGCTTTGGCCTTGTCACTGGTTGTATGGCTCATTCCCTCCTGTGGTCCTCTGTCTTCCTCATCCAGCCGGATATTTCAGAAAGACCGGTTCCTGATGGGCACCCTGGTTACGATCACCGTGGTGTCGAACCGCAAAGATCAGGCTATGGCTGCTATGGACCGGGCCTTTCAGGTCATGCAGGATATCGAGAATCAGGCCAGTAAAAGGATCCCCGGCAGCCTGACCAGCAGGATCAATCAGGCTGCGGGCCGCAGTGATATCCCTGTTACCCCGGATTATCTGGAAATGATCAAAAGATCTATCGAATATTCAAAGCTGACCCAGGGGGCTTTCGATATCACGGTCGGTGCCGTTACCGAGCTCTATCACTTTGAGGATGGCCAGGGAGTGCTCCCTGACCCCGAGGCCATACGGCAAAAACTGCCGCTGGTCGGTTATCGGAACATTCGCCTCGATGAAGAGCGCCGGACCGTGGGGCTTGCCAAAGCGGGAGCCATGATTGACCTGGGAGGTGTCGCCAAAGGGTTTGCGGTCAACAAAGCCGTAAAGTCACTCCGGGAGGATGGAATCACGGCCGGCATTGTCAATGCGGGCGGTGACATCCGGCTGTTTGGCTGCAAACCCGGACATAAGCTGTGGAACATTGGGATCCAGCATCCCCGGCAATCCGACAAAGTCATCGCTTCGCTGGAGATCACCGATAAATCCATAGTCACGTCAGGTGATTATGAGCGGTTTTTTATCCAGGATACTATCCGCTATCACCATATTCTGGATCCCCAAACCGGTCAGTCTGCCAGAGGGTGTCAAAGCGTGACCATTGTCTCGGAGACTGCCACCGATGCCATGAGTACCGGGATTTTTGTCCTTGGCCCGGAAAAGGGAATGGCTTTGATCGAAAGCCTGCCGGATATCGAAGGCGTGATTATCGACCGGGAAGGCAAGGCACTGGTCTCCTCCGGTCTGCGGTCAAAGCTCGTTTGGAGGTAG
- a CDS encoding polyprenyl synthetase family protein, whose translation MLPSVISSLIGEDLTKVDLHLKSLLESDNSLISQIGNYICQSGGKRVRPILLLLSARMAGCQNPQAGDGYRGQRERAIHLASIIEFIHAATLLHDDVIDNANLRRGNPSANQKWGNQLPVLVGDYLYATSFYLLVKDRDTRIMEAVSSATATVTDGEILQLQKTGDLGIREEEYIEIIAKKTSCLMAASCRIGALLGGVSEEQVEALHAYGTDVGIAFQLVDDLLDYVSHTETIGKPVNNDLQGGNCTLPLIRTLQVASSKEIDRIRQVLSQPVYSPEDVAWIVSLIKTYGADKFTLDRAAWYVRQAKERLAVFADSAYRQALLDFSDYIVQRDF comes from the coding sequence ATGCTACCATCGGTTATTTCCTCTCTGATCGGTGAGGACCTCACCAAAGTTGATCTGCATCTGAAAAGCCTGCTCGAATCGGATAACTCCCTGATATCGCAAATCGGAAATTACATCTGTCAAAGCGGGGGCAAGAGAGTGCGGCCCATTCTCCTGCTGTTGAGCGCTCGGATGGCAGGCTGCCAGAATCCGCAGGCCGGAGACGGCTATCGGGGCCAGCGTGAGCGGGCCATTCATCTGGCCAGTATTATCGAGTTTATCCACGCGGCAACCCTGCTGCATGATGATGTTATTGATAATGCCAACCTGCGAAGGGGCAACCCTTCAGCCAATCAAAAGTGGGGGAACCAGCTTCCCGTTCTGGTCGGAGATTACCTGTACGCCACTTCCTTCTACCTGCTGGTCAAGGATAGAGACACCAGAATCATGGAAGCAGTGTCCAGTGCCACAGCCACGGTGACAGACGGTGAGATTCTCCAGTTGCAGAAAACCGGAGACCTCGGCATCAGGGAGGAAGAATACATCGAGATCATTGCCAAAAAAACTTCCTGCCTGATGGCTGCCAGTTGCCGGATCGGCGCTCTTCTGGGAGGCGTCAGCGAGGAGCAGGTGGAAGCTCTCCATGCATATGGAACGGATGTCGGCATTGCCTTTCAACTGGTGGATGATCTTTTGGATTATGTTTCGCATACGGAAACGATCGGCAAGCCGGTCAACAATGATCTGCAGGGAGGAAACTGCACGCTGCCCCTGATCCGGACCCTGCAGGTAGCCTCTTCGAAGGAGATTGACCGCATCCGACAGGTTCTTTCCCAGCCGGTGTATTCCCCGGAGGATGTAGCCTGGATTGTCAGCCTGATTAAAACCTATGGAGCAGATAAATTTACCCTGGATCGGGCAGCCTGGTATGTCCGGCAGGCCAAGGAGCGGCTGGCTGTATTTGCAGACTCCGCTTACCGGCAGGCACTCCTGGATTTTTCAGACTATATCGTCCAGCGGGATTTCTGA
- a CDS encoding DUF362 domain-containing protein translates to MRSQVTVIKTKPDSVLDDIQKLCTLAGLEKALSASSVTILKDNISWHYPYLSANTTPWQLEGVVLALKKAGFSKLVAVHNNTVVTDPVKGGRLNKLEPIYRQYRIPERYNFNPQHVNWITYQPKARMHALNQIYPEGIRIPEYFIDKNVLHLPTVKCHIYTTTTGAMKNAFGGLLNTRRHYTHSLIHETLVDLLAIQKEIHSGIFCVMDGTLCGCGPGPRTMIPVEKDYMLASADSVAIDAVAAKMMGFDPMKIKYIRLAHEAGLGVGDPREIEIQGEDISRVNFRFWVGDNFASRIGDLLWFSPLKKYQKFFFHTPLVYLFVFGSSFYHDMIWWPLAGRQVQKTIELNTKWGEFFHKYGR, encoded by the coding sequence ATGCGTTCCCAGGTAACCGTTATCAAGACAAAACCGGACTCAGTTCTTGACGATATCCAGAAATTGTGCACTCTGGCCGGGCTGGAGAAGGCTCTTTCCGCATCCTCGGTAACTATTCTCAAGGACAATATCTCCTGGCATTATCCGTACTTAAGTGCCAATACCACCCCCTGGCAGCTCGAAGGGGTGGTTCTGGCTTTGAAAAAGGCTGGTTTCAGCAAGCTGGTGGCTGTCCACAACAACACCGTGGTCACCGATCCGGTGAAAGGCGGGAGGCTGAACAAACTGGAGCCGATTTACCGCCAATATCGGATCCCTGAACGGTACAATTTCAATCCGCAGCATGTCAACTGGATCACCTATCAGCCAAAGGCCAGAATGCATGCCTTGAATCAGATATATCCGGAAGGAATCAGGATTCCGGAATATTTCATCGACAAAAACGTCCTTCACCTGCCAACCGTAAAATGCCACATTTATACAACCACCACCGGAGCCATGAAGAACGCCTTCGGAGGGCTGCTGAACACCCGGCGTCACTATACGCACAGCCTTATTCATGAAACACTGGTTGATCTTCTGGCCATCCAGAAGGAAATCCATTCCGGCATATTTTGCGTTATGGATGGAACCCTCTGCGGCTGCGGGCCGGGTCCCCGGACCATGATTCCGGTTGAAAAGGATTATATGCTGGCCAGCGCGGACAGTGTGGCCATTGATGCGGTAGCCGCCAAAATGATGGGGTTTGACCCGATGAAAATCAAGTACATCCGCCTGGCTCACGAAGCGGGACTGGGAGTCGGTGATCCGAGAGAGATCGAAATCCAGGGAGAGGATATCAGCAGGGTCAATTTCCGGTTTTGGGTAGGAGACAATTTTGCCAGCCGGATCGGCGATCTGCTCTGGTTCAGCCCGCTGAAAAAGTATCAAAAGTTTTTCTTCCATACGCCGCTGGTTTATCTTTTCGTGTTTGGTTCCAGTTTCTACCATGATATGATCTGGTGGCCTCTGGCAGGCAGGCAAGTCCAAAAGACCATAGAATTAAATACCAAGTGGGGGGAGTTTTTCCATAAATATGGAAGGTGA
- a CDS encoding Gx transporter family protein, whose amino-acid sequence MDRSQRRKKINRTVFLSLLSSMAVIFFIVESAIPNPVPWLRLGLANIVIMAVIVLYGVKDGLLVSFLRAIVGSLLIGTFLGPSFWLSISGGLVSTLAMSLMYRFFYPFFSLVGISIIGAYAHSLTQMVLVFFFLIQRREIFYLLPVILLSSLITGFINGLAATFLVEHLQKVLPETG is encoded by the coding sequence ATGGATAGATCGCAGCGTCGGAAGAAAATCAACCGCACCGTATTCCTTTCCCTGCTGTCGAGCATGGCCGTCATCTTTTTCATTGTCGAATCGGCCATTCCCAACCCTGTGCCCTGGCTGAGGCTGGGACTGGCCAATATCGTCATTATGGCGGTCATTGTTCTCTATGGGGTGAAGGATGGACTGTTGGTGTCATTCCTGCGGGCTATAGTTGGATCTTTACTTATCGGCACCTTCCTGGGGCCGAGTTTCTGGCTCAGCATATCGGGGGGGCTTGTCAGCACTCTGGCCATGAGCCTGATGTACCGTTTTTTTTACCCCTTTTTCAGCCTGGTGGGCATCAGTATTATCGGTGCTTATGCCCACAGTCTGACCCAGATGGTGTTAGTCTTTTTCTTTCTTATTCAGCGCAGGGAAATTTTTTACCTCCTGCCCGTTATCCTCTTGAGCTCCCTCATCACCGGATTCATTAACGGCCTGGCTGCCACCTTCCTGGTGGAGCACCTGCAGAAGGTGCTGCCTGAAACCGGGTGA
- the trxB gene encoding thioredoxin-disulfide reductase, translating to MSMYDTVIIGGGPAGLSAGLYAARAGLRSLLLEKSLLGGQAITTDLVENYPGFPEPISGLQIIQNMEEQARKHDLAIEVRGVRSLERNQKEFYIYLEDGPGNGSESSNALVARTIIVATGTSPIHLNVPGEAEFTGRGVSYCATCDGPLFREREIMVVGGGNSALEEALFLAKFARKVTIVHRRSALRADKILQDRAFQHPKIHFLWNSVIQEIRGDSQVREISLQNLADQALTTQPADGLFIYVGTKPNTGWLPPAVKLDPQGFIITDERLSTSLGGLFAAGDCRRKPLRQIVTAASDGALAGMMAYHYLQENT from the coding sequence ATGTCTATGTATGATACCGTCATCATCGGAGGAGGGCCGGCAGGATTGAGCGCTGGTCTCTATGCTGCCAGAGCTGGCCTGCGGTCCCTGCTCCTGGAAAAGAGCCTCCTGGGGGGGCAGGCTATAACTACCGACCTGGTCGAGAATTATCCAGGGTTTCCGGAGCCGATCAGCGGCCTGCAAATTATCCAGAATATGGAGGAACAGGCGCGAAAGCATGACCTGGCTATCGAGGTCCGGGGGGTCAGGTCTCTGGAGCGCAACCAGAAAGAATTTTATATTTATCTTGAAGATGGGCCGGGAAATGGGTCGGAATCCAGCAATGCGCTCGTCGCACGCACGATTATCGTGGCCACCGGCACCTCCCCCATTCACCTGAATGTTCCCGGCGAAGCGGAATTCACCGGACGGGGTGTCTCGTACTGCGCTACCTGCGACGGGCCGCTCTTCCGGGAGCGGGAGATCATGGTCGTTGGCGGGGGAAATTCTGCCCTGGAGGAAGCGCTTTTTCTGGCCAAATTCGCCAGGAAAGTTACCATCGTCCACCGCCGCAGCGCTCTTCGGGCAGACAAGATACTTCAGGACCGGGCTTTTCAACATCCCAAGATACATTTTTTGTGGAACTCGGTAATCCAGGAGATCAGGGGAGATTCACAGGTCCGTGAAATCAGCCTGCAAAATCTTGCTGATCAGGCACTGACCACCCAGCCGGCCGATGGCCTGTTTATTTATGTAGGTACAAAGCCCAATACCGGCTGGCTGCCTCCGGCAGTCAAACTGGATCCCCAGGGGTTTATCATTACCGATGAAAGGCTTTCCACCAGCCTTGGCGGTCTTTTTGCAGCCGGTGACTGTCGCCGGAAACCGCTGCGGCAGATCGTTACCGCTGCCAGTGACGGGGCTCTGGCCGGAATGATGGCCTATCACTACCTCCAGGAAAACACTTGA